The Chionomys nivalis chromosome 6, mChiNiv1.1, whole genome shotgun sequence sequence GCTGTTTGGCAGAGAGCGTAGCCTGGTAAATCTTCCTGGCAGGTAAAGCAGAGCCTAGCTCTCTGGCCAGCCTCTCTGTGGAGGGAGATGCGGGGTCTTGAACGCAGAAGTGTCCCAGCTATAAATAGTGGTCCTAAGCGTCTCTGTAATTACTTGTCACTCCTAAAGTATTCTCTGGGCAGAAGTCCGGGGACATTTTATATCTGACCAGTAATAGGAATTTAGTCCAAGAAAGGGCGGTCAAGTTATAGACATGCCAGCTCCATCCACAGTGTGGTGaacattctggccagaatttGACCTGCCAGTCAGAGATCAGCAGCCGGGACCTTTTTGCTGACTCTAACTCAAGACACAGTGAACCAAGGACCACAGACCAATTAAATATCCTTAATACCACTCGCTTCTCAGCAGACTCTGCAATTAACGGGTTCTTCCCACGTGAGCATCAGAGCCGTCTATAAAGAGACTGGTCTGTGGGGACTAATGTCCAAATCTCTTCAGTCTGGGCCTTGGGGAGATGTGTACAGTTCCGGTGAGGGAATCCTCAGAGGGAACCCTGGTGGCCTTCCaacacttgtttgttttcttgccttTGCAGAGCCTGAATGTGTGCCCAGCCATACCTACGCTGAGTTCAGAATGGGAACTATTGGTTTTCTGGGCCCTTCAATCCTTTGCCCAACCACCAGCATTATTGGTTTGGCTTTCTGAAGACATTCTTCCTAACCAATAGCTCTTGGCAAAACAGTAAAAATGTGTGCATGGGATGGTTGCATCGGACCCTCTAAAGAAGAACGAAGGCTTTTTAAGAAGGGATTTTCCACATATTTGATAAgacttgaagatttttttctgcaGATATTGCCTTTTAAAATGCATAATGAGATGGTTTTGTGGGTACcactaagcctgaggacctgcattcagttcccagaatttAAACGGTTTAAAGAGAGCTGACCCCAACCCTGTCCTCTGACTTTCTcaagtgtgccatggcatgtgcccTCAATACATGGGGTCACATACCCTCATCCACTataatgcacatatacatacatagtgtatgtatataataaagtAGTGAAAgttataattatgtttttaataaaagctgTATTTGCTTGGAAGCATTCAGAATGTCAGCCAACAGCTGGGATGTTTGCAGCTGTGGAATGCTGCTCAGCTAATGGATCAGTTATTTTATATAAGCCGCGTTAGACACAGATGAAGGTGAAAATCAGGGCAATCTCCGTCTACGTCTAACTGAGGTTTGGTCCTCTCCcacttctcattctctctctgccctgtttTCTGTGACGGTCCTTGAGCCTTAGGGAGGGTGTTATGAAGCTGCCCTGTTGGTAGCTGAGCACGCGACTGACTTAGTCCCTACAGCTCCGCCAGTTGTGAGTTTACACGTTAACCATCATCCACCGCACAGAAAGAAACTCTCACGAGGTCTGAGAGCTGACCAAGGTGTGTGTCTGCATAGAACGATGAATTTAGAGGACTGGAGCATGAGTTCTCactgttcttaataataaaaacctggagtcagatatcgggGTAAAGGCTGAacgatcagagaagtaaaggagccggCCACTGGAGAGATTATTTACCTCTcctgaatcctcagactaaagggggcaagatcctgtctccacaagtcctcagactgaatgcattgtgctcctttctcctcctccttataattctctctctgcacagccatatcccttcctgcctccacctccctagtattgggattaagggcatgtgatcccaattactgggattaaaggtgtgagccatcaccacctgatctttctctttgagactagttcaatctagtgtagcccagggtggccttgaacacacagagatccctctacctctgtctcccaagtgctaaaagGTGCCAAacatcaccacctggctctgtttctctttgagactggaacAATCTAGCATAGcccagggtgatcttgaactcacagggatctgtctacctctgtctcctgagtgctggaattaaaggtgtgtgctaccactgcctggcctctttggctaactagtggctcgttccacactctgatcctcagacaagcttatttgttagagcacaaacaaaatatcaccacagaagaCTCTTTGATACACTGTCCATTAAGAGGAACATTAGTGTAGGTTTACCCCGGGGCCTAGGAGCTTCCCAACCATgggttcttggccagatttacagTATCAAGCATGCATTTCTCCTGTgtagtgggccttaaatccaaacAGGGAGCAGCTGGCTATCCTTGTAACATCTATCCCACTATGGTATCATGGACATATTCTTGCCTCATTATTGTAGTTCATGGAGTTCATGGCTGGATAAGACCATTGATGACTTTTTGCCACCAGCAACCAGGAGACATCACCCTGTGTTGCTCCTAATGTTACAATAGGCCTGAAAAGGGGTTTCTCTCAAAGGATCTCTTGTCTGCATTGGGTCCTTTCACTAGCAGAGTGAGCTGAGCTGGAAACATGAAGAGGAGAGGATGAAGCAGAGGGTGGAGCGGTTGCCAAGGCGGCGGCAACAGCAGTGATGGTGTCAGGGGTGATGAGAGGACAGCTGAGAAGTCCCAGAGAATGAGGAGCAGGAGCAATGAGGATGCAGAAATGAGAGCCCTAAGGAGAAGAATCTGTGAGCCACGGTCCCTGAGAGCTCCAGGGAGCTGGCCCTGAGGAGAAGCTGTAGGCTGTCATCCCTGAGAGCTCCAGGGACCTGGCATCCTTAAGTGTCAAGGGTCTCACAGACTTTAATTCTGAAACTGCAGCACAAACCACCATTGAGGGCTGAGGATCCTGACATTTTAAGCCAAGTCCTGAAACATCCATCACTACAGAGCTGTAGGCCCCTCCATTAGGGGCCTGTTCGAGAGTTCCAACACTGGAGGTGATTCTGCTGCTGTGGCCACCCACTGATGCCAAGAATCACTGTTGATAGATGTTTCTGTACCACCTAGTCCCACatccattaagtcccaaagaaacacagaggtctacattaaatataaactggttggtctattagtgCAGGCTTCTTATGAATTCCTacatcttagattaacccataattcttgtctgtgttagccatgtgacttggtaccttttgtcagtgaggcattctcatcttgcttcctctgtgtctgggtgacgactgcagactgagcctttcctcttcccagaattctcctgttctggttgcactgcctatacttccttGATCTTTTGTGTCCTCGATTGTTCTGAGTTGTAAGGAAAtgataaagaaattagaaaactgAATTTAAACTTCAatagatttcttattaattaagaGGAGACCTGGAGAATCTGTCTCTGTTCCTAGCCATTTAAGACATTTGGTGATTTCCCTTTTGTCCACTGGTAGAGGTACATGGCTACGTGAGGACCTCCATCATACTCCAATGCCACAGTTCTTGTCTAAGTACTTACCCCACAATACAGTCACCAGCTTGCTTTCCTTGATGGTGTCCGACCCAAACTGTATACTGTGTCCAGGTACCAACTGATGGTCACAACATGTCTCTCAATACTTCCAAAGCTCTACCCTAGTGAAATGagattgttttctcttttacacACCCTTCAAGGTAGAGGAATCCTTTGTCTGAATTCTTCTAGGACTGATTGTTTCTCATACAGTTTTTCTTATTTAACATAGAGCTTAAACTGCATATGTGTTTCTCCTTTGCCCTACTAAAATTTCCATAAGGTATTCCTAATAGTTTAATCTAtgtatttccatatatatttgttggaggagggctaCTTGTTTGTTACCAGCTGCTtgaccctgaaataatcacacagaaaccacattatctgcaatactatttggtcaatagcttaaaaatatttctggctaattcatatCCTACACTAACCtattccattaatctgtgtatcaccacaaggctgtggcttaccaggtaaagttctggcatctgtatCGGGTGGGGCCACATGGCTTCttgcaactctgccttcttcctcccagcattcagtttagttttccccacctacctctattctgccctgcacaggccggagacagttcctttattaaccaatggtattcacagcatacagagggaaatcccacatcacacattaTTTTATTCAGCATCTGATTTTCAGTTCCAATTTAGCTAGTagttgaataaatgaaaaaaaatgaatgagtgaatgaatgagcaagCTCTTTAAACATCACGGTgatgtctcaaaataacaattcTGATACTTGTGCACCACTACTAACACAGTAGTAGAGCTTTTAGAGGTGAAGTGAATGAAGTACAAGTGTGGGCGGGAAGAATCTAGAGGATTGGATGGAAAGATTAGACCGTAAGGTTGGCAGGGGAAATAGGCACCCCACGATGCCTACTCAATTGGGCCGTGCTGAAGGTTGGGTAAATAATATGTGGAAAGTTCTTAAAAGGGAGAAGTTCAGAAACGACCACATATGGTATCTGCTATAGCTGTAGCTTGAACACCCGGCAGGTCTATGTGCCATATCTACCAGGATTCAGAAGCTCCCGGCAGGTCTATGTGCCATATCTACCAGGATTCAGAAGCTCCCGGCAGGTCTATGTGCCATATCCACCAGGATTCAGAAGTTCTCGACTGAAGCTTGCTTCTGATTGTGACAGAAGTCTTTCTTGAATTAAGACGGGGAGCCTACCGAGCATACGCAAGGCTCAGACTTCAGATGGGAGGATGCAGGAGATCTTTGTAGAAGTGGCTTTGAGGACAAGAGGACTAAGAGCCGCTCATAATTATTGCGTGCTTGTGTGCGCCTAAGAATCCCTGCAGCTCATTTTAACACAACTGTATGTGGTCGGTGAAGCAACAGAACTTTGCCTTCCTTTTTCATCAGGATTGTCCTGGAGCAAAATGTTCTGTGTGCTATGTGCTAGGACTCTCATACCCTGGCAATGGATGGAAACCGACCATCAAGGGTAGAGAGGACAACAGGCGTTTGGATATGCAGGCTGCTCTCCCCGGAGAAtcacaagctgggtgtggtggccccaGGATTAATTCACACAGCCCTCTGCAGTCAGGGGCTCCAGGCCCACACACAGTGAGGGTATCGAGTAACAGACATCACCCAGAGCCGGGACAGGCTGCACCGTGACATTTAGCTAGACCCTGACTTGTAGGGGGAAAATACAGAACTGAGGTCCAGCGTcccaggggaggaaggggagccaCAGGTAGGCGGGACGGGCTTTCCTGACCCCTTCTCGTGAGTATAAGATGAGAATGGCAGAAAAAAGAAGCACTGAGTTTTGCctctttaaaacatttgtcaGACAAAACCAGGACTGGGGAAGGAGGTGACAAAAAAGGGTCCCTTTAGTTCTATCATCCAGATCAGTGAGAAAAGCAATGGCAACATTCTGACTGTGAATCTTGGGCTATAGAGGAGACGTGGCAGCAAGACAGAGAGTACTAAAAGGGACAGTTGTGAAGGTCCATGCAAGTGCAGGAGCacaaaaggaaggggaggaatgGTAAGGGGCCTTTCAACAGAGCCCAGAACACACAGAAGGATACGCCTGTGGCGATCTTGTGTGTCCTTCTCCAGCCTGTGACCTCGCTGAGGCAGGCTAGAGTGTCCACCTGTCCCAGCTGGTCCCATCTGCACAGAGGAAAGCTTGGAGCTGGGTGCTCCTGCCTTAAAGTTGCTGTTTGTAAGAACTgcaagtttctcagaaaagttCAAGAAACAGTTCAGGAGAAATtatattgaaaattaaatattggATTTGGCAGAAAAAGATGGGCACATATTAAATTTGTTCTATTCATAACAAAATTAAGTGACATTATTTTTCCAAAATACATCAAAAGAATGATTGTAGTTTGCTTAGAGTTCTCTTTTGGAAGACATACTtaaatttaaacatatatttatttattttcttacacaacaaagaaaacaaatgtcagtAAAAGAAAAGGATACCCCAAAGGTATTTCTACACACACTATAGAACATTATTCTTCTTAAAGGGAGGGCCTGGGAGGTGGATATTTGAACATTTTCCCTCCTGGAAACCACATTCCTGTGGTATGGCTCAAATTAAATCTTCTGGTCATATTGAAAGGGGAAAGACGAAAATTACTATATTGaaaccaaacagaaaatgaatctggctctttttattatattttctctgtCTGTGACTTTCCAACCTGTTCTTCttgtacaaatatacaaatataactcTCCACAAGAGGAGGCAGTCGCCCCagaccacctctggctcttaaggTGGACTTCATTTTAAGGAACCCAGACTGAGGATCTTcacagagagagaagccaagtGGGAATTCTTCCATGTGTGTGACTTCTCCcattccaagagaaagaaagaagaccagATATGAAGCTAACAATTTAAATACGGAAAAATAAGAGTTATGGGCTGGAGATACGGTTCAGCCGTCACAGCTCATGCGGGGGAGCATGAGGGTAAGGGGACCACCCCTCCACTGCTGtttggagtgcaaacttgtacagtcactttggaagtcagtacgGTGGTTTCTGAGAAAACCACCTTCTACTTCAAGgtccactcttgggtatatacccaaaaaaatactcaaccataccacaaggacacttgctcaattatgttcatgaCATTACTATTAATAATAGctagaaccaggaaacaacctaggtgtcaatcaaccaaagaacagataaaaagaaatatgatacatctacacaatggagtattactcagctattaaaaacagttacatcatgaaatttgaaggcaaatgaatggatctagaaaaaaatcatcctgagtaaggtaacccagacccagaaagatgaacatgatatgtgctcactcataagtggacattAGCTATAAAGTGAAGGATGACTATGCTAtaaccacagacccagagagactaggtaataAGGAAGGCCCAGGGGTGGGGGACACAGGGATCTCCctaggaagaagaaacagagcagACGGGGCAGGTGGGGAAGGGAACAGGAGAGACCAGATAGGAGATAAAGTGGGGGAGCACAGAAAGAGACTGGAAAGCAGGaagcatttcagggtcaggtagaaacctggtatGAGGGAAACTCTtaggaatctacaagaatgacccagctaagattcctagcctGAGCTGGCCagctcctgtgaccaggcaagacttccagtggagggattgggacaccagcCTAGTCACATAACCTCCGACATACAGTCTGTGCTGCCTACGGGATGTGCTGGGGTGAGGGTGGTGCAGAAATTGTAGGAGTGGCCGACCAATGACTGATCCAGCTTGAGATCCATGCCAGGACAGCGAGACCACCACTCACAGTGCCTGAAAGTTCAGGACCCAGAGGTAGGACTGTCTATGCACCTCGGATAGAACCAAACACctggaggaaaaaaatgacaatatAATGATGCCTAAGGATATTCTGCCACACTCACAGATcggtgcctagcccagttgtcatcagagaggcttaaCTTAACAACtagtggaaacagatgcagagacccacagccaagcattgGGCCAAGctggggaatcctgctgaagagagggaggatggattgtaggagccagaggggtcaaagacatcacaagaaaacccacagcatcaactaacttgggctcataggggctcacaaagTCTGAACTGACacccagggagcctgcatgggactgacctaggccctctggaaatatgtgacagttgtgtagcttggtcctcttgtgggactcctagcagagGGATTAGGGGCTGTCTCTGGTAGtttctggcttttgggaccctactcctcatactgagTCAACTTGCCCAATCTTAATACatgaggaggtgcttagtcttactgcaacttgatgtgccttgctttgctgatactcatgggaggcctgtccttttctgactagaaatggaagaggaggtaattaggggtggggaaagaggagaggtggggggtggactgggaagagaggaggaagaggaaaccaTGGTCAAGATATAAAATAGgtttattagttaattaattaaaaaaaaagaaacactcccTGGCGTGATTCCGTCCTGCGTGCCTGTTCTGAGGAGCAGCAGGCAGAACCCTCCGTCCGACTTCTCTGCCACCGAAGAATGCGCCTTCACCTCATGGAAGACTCCATGGACATGGACATGAGCCCTCTAAGGCCTCAGAACTACCTTTTCGGTTGTGAACTAAAAGCCGACAAAGATTATCACTTTAAGGTGGATAATGATGAGAATGAGCACCAGTTATCTCTAAGAACGGTTAGTTTAGGTGCTGGGGCAAAAGACGAATTACACATCGTAGAGGCAGAAGCAATGAACTATGAAGGCAGTCCAATTAAAGTAACACTGGCAACTTTGAAAATGTCTGTACAGCCAACAGTTTCTCTTGGGGGATTTGAAATAACACCTCCTGTGGTCTTAAGATTGAAGTGTGGTTCTGGGCCTGTGCACATTAGTGGACAGCATCTAGTAGCTGTAGAGGAAGATGCAGAGTcagaagatgaagatgaggagGATGTAAAGCTGCTGAGTATGTCTGGAAAGCGATCTGCTCCTGGAGGTGGCAACAAGGTGccacagaaaaaagtaaaacttgatgaggatgatgatgaagatgatgaggatgatgaggatgatgaagatgatgacgaCGATGATTTTGATGATGAGGAAGCTGAAGAAAAAGTTCCAGTTAAGAAATCTGTACGAGATACTCCAGCCaaaaatgcacaaaaatcaaaccaaaatggAAAAGACTTAAAACCATCAACACCAAGATCAAAGGGTCAAGAGTCCttcaaaaaacaggaaaaaacccCTAAAACACCAAAAGGACCTAGTTCTGTAGAAGACATTAAGGCAAAAATGCAAGCAAGTATAGAAAAAGCGCATTGAACATTCCTGGGCACTACTGGTAAATTAAGCCCAAagatggggaaagaggaaaaggagaaacaaataTAGTCCATACTGAGTACCATCAACAATCCAGACTGAAGTCTTCTATTTAATCTCAATCCCCTTTCCTGATTGGCCATCCATTCACCCTTGCACGCTGGAAGCAATCTCTTGTTTTCCTAAAgcatttttctttcactcttgTGATGCAGAGAACTTTACTGCTTTCTACACTTGTGCATATGCCTCATCTCTTATCATGTTTTAATACCTTTGTATCCTTAGCTGTTCAATaaattttttgaataaaaaaaaaaaaaaaaaaaaaaagaaacagcattgTTGCATTTGcagagtcctgggttcagttctcaggcAACTCAtaccttcagttccaggagactcAATGCCCTCAGTGCCCTCTCCTAACATCCacaggtatgcatgtggtgtgtatacatacatacatacaagcagacaaaatgcccatatgtaaaaaatgaaaataaatatgtctttttaaagataaagtcaTGTTTGAAAAGAAAGTCATAGTCTAGAGATCTCAAGTGTGTCTCCTAATTTAACAGCTTTTATTTTTGAACCATGATTGTCTAGCACAACAGAACCCTGCTATTATACACAGAGCCACAAGCATGAAGTGTTATCTGCAAGTGAATttgtaagagaaagaaagaaagaaagagaaagaaagaaagaaggcaacaAAGATATTACAGTCCAGaaattctgtcttcctgcctttgtCCCAGCAAACATTTGCATGCAGagtttgtgttttgtatttaCGTTTTCAGTTGaaaacatttaagttgtttctatttcctggctATTATGGATAGACCAGTAAAGAACAGGCctgagcaagtgtctgtggagtCAGATGCccagtcctttgggcatatgccaaggAGAGGTTTAGTGGTGTagatttagttttcattttttagaaaTATTCCATAGTGGATGCATCTATCTGCACTCCACCAGCAGTGGCTGAGGGGACCCCCTTTCTCTACAGTGGCTGAGGGGACCCCCTTTCTCTACAGTGGCTGAGGGGACCCTCTTTCTCTACAGTGGCTGAGGGGACCCCCTTTCTCTACAGTGGCTGAGGGGACCCCCTTTCTCTACAGTGGCTGAGGGGACCCCCTTTCTCCACAGTGGCTGAGGGGACCCCCTTTCTCTACAGTGGCTGAGGGGACCCCTTTCTCTACAGTGGCTGAGGGGTCCCCCTTTCTCTACAGTGACTGAGGGGACCCCCTTTCTCTACAAACAAATAAGCattgtttattaattgtttcgtTGACCTTTGCCTGGAGCGAGATGAACTCtcaagttgttttaatttgcaataTGCTGATTGGTAAGGATGATGGCTGCTTTTTGAGGTatttcttggccatttttattaattttattgagaacTCTTTAGATCAGTAATCTATTTCTTTAGTTAAGTCATTTGTTTCCTtgactccttttttctttctttgtatattctggatattacTCCTTTTTCAAATGTATAGCTAGGAAAGATTCTCTCCCCATATTGAGCTAAAGTCATCCTACATCCTCTTGGTGGGTTTTCAGTACCATGGAGACAGAATTGAAAAGAGGAGAAAGCCATgtggagacacaggcagaaactGGGGGTGTGTAGTCACAAGTCAACAATCTTTGAACTTCTGGCATGCTGCGCAAAGGAAAGCAATCAGTTGTTACCGGTTTGTGGGGACTGATTTCGGCAGCCCTAGTAGGCAAACAGTGTCTTTGAGGGTTCTCACTCGCCACATGTATCGTCAGGCCAGACTAGAGGGGAGATAAGACATCATCTCACCCTTGCAAGATGGTGATCCAGAGCTGAATAAACATTCTCAGGGAAGTTTAGAGCAGAGTAAAGTGGAAGCCTACAGCGGGCTCTATTCCTGAGATTCTTATTGTGCATGGGCGTGCTGTAGGCTCAAAGAAATGCTCCGAGCTGCTTGGTGGTTGCTGGGGAAGCTTCCAGAAAGAGCATCACAAACACCCTTGATGCATGCAAATAaatttttatgataaaagattaGAAAATGAACCAAGTAAGAGATACCAGCCAGAAAGAACTGAGAAAGTATAAAagcacacgtgtgtatgcatgcatgtatgcacacatgcacgcgcacacacatgcacacaatgttTTGAGGCTAACAAGAAGTCCCTATCTCAGTATGAGATGAAGCTGTGGAACCCAGATTCCAAAGGACATGTTATTCTTCAAGCCTCTCCAacactaacagaatatggcatttaaatgttttaaaaccttaggacttttcatggctATGAGACACATACagatctgctcctggcaacacaaaCTACttgaagaggaagatgggcattgggGAGTCTCCTTTTGGCGTTTCCTCCCTCTGACAAGTTATGATATTGGACAAAGGAGGCCCAGGCTGTTTGCTGGGGTGTCAAAGTGTTAGGGTGATGGGCAGGAAACAGTGGAGAATTACAACCAGAGCAAGGCTGTGTCCCACGGTGCTCTCAAGAACTCATTCCGCTCTCCTTATGTTCTCAGTCCCTGCTTTCTTT is a genomic window containing:
- the LOC130875974 gene encoding nucleophosmin-like, whose translation is MRLHLMEDSMDMDMSPLRPQNYLFGCELKADKDYHFKVDNDENEHQLSLRTVSLGAGAKDELHIVEAEAMNYEGSPIKVTLATLKMSVQPTVSLGGFEITPPVVLRLKCGSGPVHISGQHLVAVEEDAESEDEDEEDVKLLSMSGKRSAPGGGNKVPQKKVKLDEDDDEDDEDDEDDEDDDDDDFDDEEAEEKVPVKKSVRDTPAKNAQKSNQNGKDLKPSTPRSKGQESFKKQEKTPKTPKGPSSVEDIKAKMQASIEKAH